The following proteins come from a genomic window of Nicotiana tomentosiformis chromosome 12, ASM39032v3, whole genome shotgun sequence:
- the LOC138903360 gene encoding uncharacterized protein translates to MIAFNPLTVILTQNKLESPNYVDWKRRNLDIIVIGEEYKFVLDEVCPEKPGDDATTDEQKAYQKWYMESTYDILENLKEMFGDQNRAAKQTAMKALLNTKMVEGSSVRDHVLKMMNLLNELEVLGVNIDKDKQVEMILETLLDSF, encoded by the exons ATGATTGCTTTCAATCCCCTTACTGTTATTCTTACTCAAAACAAACTCGAGAGTCCGAATTATGTTGATTGGAAACGACGAAACTTGGATATTATCGTAATTGGTGAAGAGTACAAATTTGTGCTCGATGAGGTATGTCCAGAAAAACCTGGAGATGATGCTACGACTGATGAACAGAAAGCTTAccaaaaatgg TATATGGAGTCTACTTATGACATTTTGGAAAATCTCAAAGAGATGTTTGGAGATCAGAATCGTGCGGCTAAGCAGACTGCCATGAAAGCTCTTCTGAATACCAAAATGGTTGAAGGTTCATCTGTTAGGGACCATGTTCTGAAGATGATGAATCTTCTGAATGAACTGGAGGTCCTTGGAGTTAACATTGATAAGGATAAACAGGTTGAAATGATCCTGGAGACTCTGCTTGACAGTTTTTAG